The following are encoded in a window of Nibricoccus aquaticus genomic DNA:
- a CDS encoding PQQ-dependent sugar dehydrogenase: protein MLRLPAPALSYLATVVFLTLLAAPKATAQLTRVANTTLTMPQAPQSFGYRTDNAFNSLTFDQPIAIVTPPTETARIFIVEKPGRIQLVTDLDATTPAKQLFFDLTSRVSLGSNTEEGLLGLAFHPQFATNRYFYVFYTVSTTTSAGSGRHDRISRFTALPSPATNADILATELPLISQRDEANNHNGGDLHFGNDGYLYIALGDEGGGTDQYNNSQRIDHDFFSGLLRIDVDQRSENLLPNAHASVHANTYRVPADNPFVGATSFNGITVTPSAVRTEFWAVGLRNPWRFSFDHPTGRLFVGDVGQGAREEIDLITRGGNYGWSYREGKIAGPRANPPAGVTFIDPIWDVDRNSASSITGGVVYRGTRFAQLFGRYVFGDYGQNRIFAMTFPEGGGDPQVTQITTASGPVGFGADPRNGDILIACINNGTVQRLTYNSTPTGTPLPTTLTATGAFSDLATLTPAAGLVPYDANVPFWSDHAKKRRWFSVPSLADKITFSPDGNYTFPAGTVWVKHFDLETTRGDPATSRRLETRLLVKTTSGLYGVTYRWNAQQTEATLVAEAGENEVITITENGTPRPQTWRYPSRSECLQCHTPAGGHALSFNTAQLNRSHVHNGVSENQLTALAAAGYFTTATVPSPATLPALAPADDASASLEKRTRSYLAANCVQCHQPGGAAQGLWDARFSTSTASAGLLDGPLVNNFSDPANRVIAPADTAHSMLLTRISTRGAHQMPPLGSNELDASAINLLTAWINELGLATINTPPASQTVAENTPATLTVSATAPLAITYQWRKNAQPIPGATATTLAFSPATPTDTATYDVILTTTSGPITSAAATLTVTQSFSSWATSTALPPTHNSSTDDPDHDGASNLLEYALGQNPTAPSASTLPTAQNENGQVLFRFTRSRTATGVTLQTLVSPDLLTWSPGPSPVVESTTASTETCTVTLPSGQPRHFLRLEATGP, encoded by the coding sequence ATGCTCCGCTTACCCGCCCCCGCCCTTTCGTATCTCGCCACCGTCGTTTTCCTGACGCTGCTCGCCGCACCCAAGGCTACCGCCCAGCTCACTCGCGTCGCCAACACCACCCTCACGATGCCCCAGGCTCCCCAGTCTTTCGGCTACCGCACCGACAACGCATTCAACTCCCTCACCTTCGACCAGCCTATCGCCATCGTCACCCCGCCCACTGAAACTGCCCGCATCTTCATCGTCGAAAAACCCGGCCGCATCCAGCTCGTCACCGACCTCGACGCCACGACGCCCGCCAAGCAGCTCTTCTTCGACCTCACCTCCCGCGTCTCCCTCGGCAGCAACACCGAGGAAGGCCTCCTCGGCCTCGCCTTCCACCCGCAGTTCGCGACCAACCGCTACTTCTACGTCTTCTACACCGTCAGCACCACCACCTCCGCCGGCTCCGGCCGTCACGACCGCATCTCCCGTTTCACCGCCCTCCCCTCGCCCGCCACCAACGCCGACATCCTCGCCACCGAGCTCCCGCTCATCTCCCAGCGCGACGAGGCCAACAACCACAACGGCGGCGACCTCCACTTCGGCAACGACGGCTATCTCTACATCGCCCTCGGCGACGAAGGCGGCGGCACCGACCAGTACAACAACTCCCAGCGCATCGATCACGACTTTTTCTCCGGCCTCCTTCGCATCGATGTCGATCAACGCTCCGAAAATCTCCTCCCCAACGCCCACGCCTCCGTCCACGCCAACACCTACCGCGTCCCCGCCGACAACCCCTTCGTCGGTGCCACCTCCTTCAACGGCATCACCGTCACACCTTCCGCCGTCCGCACCGAATTCTGGGCCGTTGGTCTCCGCAATCCTTGGCGCTTCTCCTTCGACCACCCCACCGGCCGCCTCTTCGTCGGCGACGTCGGCCAGGGCGCGCGCGAGGAGATCGACCTCATCACCCGCGGCGGCAATTACGGCTGGAGCTACCGCGAGGGAAAAATCGCCGGCCCCCGCGCCAATCCGCCCGCCGGCGTCACCTTCATCGACCCGATCTGGGACGTGGACCGCAACTCCGCCAGCTCCATCACCGGCGGCGTGGTCTATCGCGGCACCCGCTTCGCCCAGCTCTTCGGCCGCTACGTATTCGGCGACTACGGACAAAACCGCATCTTCGCCATGACCTTCCCCGAAGGCGGCGGCGATCCGCAGGTCACCCAAATCACCACCGCCAGCGGCCCCGTCGGCTTCGGTGCCGACCCGCGCAACGGCGACATCCTCATCGCCTGCATCAACAACGGCACCGTCCAGCGCCTCACCTATAATTCCACGCCCACCGGCACTCCTCTTCCCACCACCCTCACCGCCACCGGCGCGTTCTCCGACCTCGCCACCCTCACGCCCGCCGCCGGCCTCGTCCCCTACGATGCCAACGTCCCCTTCTGGTCCGACCACGCCAAAAAACGCCGCTGGTTCAGCGTTCCCTCCCTCGCCGACAAAATCACCTTCTCCCCCGACGGAAACTACACCTTCCCCGCCGGCACCGTCTGGGTGAAACACTTCGATCTCGAAACCACCCGCGGCGATCCCGCAACCTCGCGCCGGCTCGAAACCCGCCTCCTCGTCAAAACTACATCCGGCCTCTACGGCGTCACCTACCGCTGGAACGCACAGCAAACCGAAGCCACCCTCGTCGCCGAAGCCGGCGAAAACGAGGTCATCACCATCACCGAAAACGGCACGCCCCGCCCGCAAACCTGGCGCTACCCCAGCCGCTCCGAATGCCTCCAGTGCCACACCCCCGCCGGCGGCCACGCCCTCAGCTTCAACACCGCCCAACTCAACCGCAGCCACGTCCACAACGGCGTATCCGAAAACCAACTCACCGCCCTCGCCGCCGCCGGCTACTTCACCACCGCCACCGTTCCCTCGCCCGCCACCCTGCCCGCACTCGCTCCAGCCGACGACGCTTCCGCCTCCCTAGAAAAACGCACCCGCTCCTACCTCGCCGCCAACTGCGTCCAATGTCACCAGCCCGGCGGCGCCGCCCAAGGCCTCTGGGACGCCCGCTTCTCCACGTCCACCGCCAGCGCCGGCCTCCTCGACGGCCCGCTAGTGAACAACTTCTCCGATCCCGCCAACCGCGTCATCGCCCCGGCCGACACCGCTCACTCGATGCTCCTCACCCGCATCTCGACTCGCGGTGCCCACCAGATGCCCCCGCTCGGCTCCAACGAACTAGACGCCTCCGCCATCAACCTCCTCACCGCCTGGATCAACGAACTCGGCCTCGCCACCATCAACACCCCACCCGCCAGCCAGACCGTCGCCGAAAACACGCCCGCAACTCTCACCGTCTCCGCCACCGCCCCGCTCGCGATCACCTACCAATGGCGCAAAAACGCCCAGCCCATCCCCGGCGCCACCGCCACCACGCTCGCCTTCTCCCCCGCCACGCCCACCGACACCGCCACCTACGACGTCATCCTCACCACCACCTCCGGGCCCATCACCAGCGCCGCCGCCACGCTCACCGTCACCCAATCATTCTCCTCCTGGGCAACCTCCACCGCGCTCCCGCCCACTCACAATTCCTCCACCGACGACCCTGACCACGACGGCGCGTCCAACCTCCTCGAATACGCCCTCGGCCAGAATCCCACCGCGCCCTCCGCCTCGACACTTCCCACTGCCCAAAACGAAAACGGCCAGGTCCTCTTCCGCTTCACCCGCTCTCGCACCGCCACCGGCGTCACCCTCCAAACCCTCGTCTCGCCCGACCTCCTAACTTGGTCCCCCGGCCCTTCTCCCGTCGTCGAAAGCA
- the rny gene encoding ribonuclease Y, producing the protein MKSASAAADFAFLMAESAPLQWPLTVAIGVGVAGGLGLAWVLTRQTRRLANEEAAQIIEVAKREAVVAGHEARQKAEEEIQGRRAEVTREFDRREIETDIKLREIRAHEESLGLLDYQLEQKQEKLSRENAAVKQARDAIRSLSKSLRKRLEGVSQMDAEEIKRTLREEVMLECQDELRALRRETLDRSEQDLQNEAKRILITTMQRLSSKPNADITATIVHLPSEEMKGRIIGREGRNIKSFEAATGVTLLIDETPQMVLISSFDPVRREIARLALDGLVKDGRIHPASIEEFVNRAREDVDLNVQQSGEDAVQRLGINGLHPEIIKHLGRLKYRFSYTQNVLDHSIEVGFLCSMIASELGLDPNVAKRAGLLHDIGKGVEGDYEGSHAIIGADLVKRHGETPIVVNAVAAHHEEVKPETVYAGLVILADTVSASRPGARAESMTSYIQRLERLEKLAMSLEGVQQAYAIQAGREIRVVVSPQNVTDEQARELSKTLRRKIEEELQYPSTIKVTVIRESRFTETAT; encoded by the coding sequence TTGAAATCAGCCAGCGCAGCAGCCGACTTTGCGTTTCTGATGGCCGAAAGCGCACCGCTCCAGTGGCCGCTTACGGTCGCGATTGGCGTTGGCGTGGCGGGAGGTCTCGGGCTGGCGTGGGTGTTGACCCGGCAGACGCGGCGGCTGGCGAATGAAGAGGCGGCGCAGATTATCGAAGTGGCTAAGCGCGAGGCGGTCGTGGCGGGTCACGAAGCCAGGCAGAAGGCCGAGGAAGAAATCCAAGGACGGCGGGCGGAGGTCACTCGTGAGTTCGACCGGCGGGAGATCGAGACGGATATCAAGCTGCGCGAGATCCGTGCGCATGAGGAGTCGCTGGGGTTGCTCGATTACCAGCTGGAGCAAAAGCAGGAAAAACTTTCCCGGGAAAATGCGGCGGTGAAGCAGGCGCGCGATGCGATCCGGTCGTTGTCGAAGAGTTTGCGCAAGCGGCTCGAAGGCGTGTCGCAGATGGATGCGGAGGAGATCAAACGCACACTGCGCGAAGAAGTGATGCTGGAGTGTCAGGACGAGTTGCGCGCGCTGCGGCGTGAGACGCTTGATCGTTCGGAGCAGGATCTGCAGAACGAGGCGAAACGGATTTTGATCACGACGATGCAGCGACTGTCGTCGAAGCCGAATGCGGACATCACGGCGACAATCGTCCACTTGCCGAGCGAGGAGATGAAGGGGCGCATCATCGGGCGCGAAGGGCGGAATATTAAGTCGTTCGAAGCGGCCACGGGTGTGACGCTGCTCATCGATGAGACGCCGCAGATGGTGTTGATTTCGTCGTTTGATCCGGTGCGGCGCGAAATCGCGCGGCTGGCGCTCGATGGACTCGTGAAAGACGGGCGCATCCATCCGGCGAGCATTGAGGAGTTCGTGAACCGGGCGCGCGAGGATGTTGACCTGAACGTGCAGCAATCGGGCGAGGATGCGGTGCAGCGTCTCGGCATCAATGGGCTGCATCCAGAGATCATCAAGCATCTCGGGCGTTTGAAGTATCGGTTCTCTTATACGCAGAACGTGCTCGATCACTCCATCGAGGTGGGTTTCCTGTGCTCGATGATCGCAAGCGAGCTGGGGCTCGATCCGAACGTGGCGAAGCGGGCAGGGTTGCTGCACGACATCGGCAAGGGCGTGGAAGGCGATTACGAGGGCAGCCATGCGATCATCGGCGCTGATTTAGTGAAGCGGCACGGTGAGACGCCGATCGTGGTGAACGCGGTGGCGGCGCATCACGAAGAGGTGAAGCCGGAAACGGTTTACGCGGGGCTGGTGATTTTGGCGGACACGGTTTCGGCGTCGCGGCCGGGTGCGCGGGCGGAATCGATGACGAGTTACATCCAGCGGCTGGAGCGTCTGGAGAAGCTGGCGATGTCGCTCGAAGGCGTGCAGCAGGCGTATGCGATTCAGGCTGGGCGCGAGATCCGTGTGGTGGTTTCGCCGCAGAACGTGACGGATGAGCAGGCGCGGGAACTTTCGAAGACGCTTCGGAGGAAGATCGAGGAAGAGCTGCAGTATCCGAGTACGATCAAGGTGACGGTGATCCGGGAGTCGCGGTTTACGGAGACGGCGACGTGA
- the queF gene encoding preQ(1) synthase: MSDAKLLETFPNPAPHRDFLIDHTHHEFTSVCPMTGHPDFADITVRYVPDKTCVELKSLKLYFHAFRNQGIFFEAVTNKICDDLGKALKPRSLTIISKWKARGGFTSVVTAEWSGKNAKMTR, translated from the coding sequence ATGTCTGACGCCAAGCTTCTTGAAACGTTTCCGAATCCTGCTCCGCACCGTGATTTTCTGATCGATCATACGCATCATGAATTCACGTCGGTGTGCCCGATGACAGGGCATCCGGATTTCGCGGACATCACCGTGCGCTACGTACCGGACAAGACCTGCGTGGAGCTGAAATCGCTGAAGCTCTACTTCCACGCATTTCGTAATCAGGGGATTTTCTTCGAGGCGGTGACCAACAAGATTTGCGACGATCTGGGCAAGGCGCTGAAGCCGCGCAGCCTCACGATCATCTCGAAGTGGAAGGCGCGCGGGGGGTTTACGTCGGTCGTGACGGCTGAGTGGTCTGGGAAGAACGCGAAGATGACGCGCTGA
- a CDS encoding DUF2059 domain-containing protein, with protein sequence MKIKSLLLAALVATSTAAFAAESAPLTFNGVLTLSNAQHFGLVNSDATRTGWVKLGGEFDGYTVKSYDAASKTLTLDRSGKTYTVALADSKFDGSAKVAAGTKATLADAQTVIDQMQFEKMLEKSLEGQQKAMAKMMEQAAGKSGGKVSSEDLMEFQKKVMGTMLEAMNPEQMKNEMAQIYSDTFTKEELASVAAFNSTAAGQAMIEKQPDIQQKLQELMMPRIMAAMPKVQQLGKEFGQQQKAKAEAAAAKVNGTSATVPESMATTPAKP encoded by the coding sequence ATGAAAATAAAATCCCTGTTGCTCGCGGCGCTTGTCGCGACTTCGACCGCGGCGTTTGCCGCTGAATCCGCTCCGTTGACCTTCAATGGTGTGCTGACCTTGAGCAATGCCCAGCACTTCGGCCTTGTTAATAGCGATGCGACCCGGACCGGCTGGGTGAAGCTTGGTGGTGAGTTCGATGGATATACGGTGAAGAGTTATGATGCGGCGTCGAAAACGCTGACGTTAGATAGGAGCGGAAAAACGTACACCGTCGCGCTGGCTGATAGTAAGTTTGACGGAAGCGCGAAGGTGGCTGCGGGAACAAAGGCTACGCTCGCGGATGCGCAGACAGTCATCGACCAGATGCAATTTGAGAAGATGCTAGAGAAGTCCCTGGAGGGACAGCAGAAGGCCATGGCCAAGATGATGGAGCAGGCGGCTGGTAAGAGCGGAGGGAAGGTGTCGTCCGAGGATTTGATGGAATTTCAAAAGAAGGTGATGGGGACGATGCTTGAAGCCATGAATCCGGAGCAGATGAAAAATGAGATGGCGCAGATCTATTCGGACACTTTCACCAAAGAGGAGCTGGCGTCTGTGGCGGCGTTTAATTCGACAGCTGCGGGCCAGGCGATGATCGAAAAGCAGCCAGATATTCAGCAGAAACTGCAGGAGCTGATGATGCCGCGCATCATGGCGGCGATGCCTAAGGTTCAACAGCTGGGCAAAGAGTTTGGTCAGCAGCAAAAAGCGAAGGCGGAGGCTGCTGCGGCGAAAGTGAATGGCACGTCTGCGACAGTACCGGAATCCATGGCGACGACGCCCGCGAAACCCTGA
- the hisN gene encoding histidinol-phosphatase — MDLTPYRAFLIELAERSGDFIRPYFASADLAVEIKSDDSPVTAADRGAEKLIRDLIAKKFPSHGIIGEEFGNDRPDAEFVWVLDPIDGTKAFMTAVPLFGTLIALMHDGQPVLGAIHQPILRQLMIGDGQTTTLNNRPVSVRHTARLEDATLLTSDPLNPAKYQNGAAYSALEKRVRLSRTWGDCYGYLLLSSGWADLSIDPIMNPWDIQALIPIVRGAGGIITDWQGGDPVKAASIVAANPILHPQVIAALNVRA; from the coding sequence ATGGATCTGACTCCCTACCGCGCTTTCCTCATCGAACTCGCTGAACGCTCCGGCGATTTCATCCGCCCCTACTTCGCCAGCGCCGATCTCGCCGTAGAAATCAAATCCGACGATTCCCCCGTCACCGCAGCCGACCGCGGCGCCGAGAAACTCATCCGCGACCTCATCGCCAAAAAATTTCCCTCTCACGGCATCATCGGCGAAGAGTTCGGTAACGACCGCCCCGACGCCGAATTCGTGTGGGTTCTCGACCCGATCGACGGCACCAAAGCCTTCATGACCGCCGTGCCGCTCTTCGGCACGCTCATCGCGCTTATGCACGACGGCCAGCCCGTCCTCGGAGCGATCCATCAGCCCATCCTCCGCCAGCTCATGATCGGCGACGGCCAGACCACGACACTCAACAACCGCCCCGTCAGCGTTCGTCACACCGCCCGCCTAGAAGACGCCACTCTCCTCACCAGCGATCCGCTCAACCCCGCCAAATACCAAAACGGCGCCGCCTACTCCGCCCTAGAAAAACGCGTCCGCCTCTCCCGTACCTGGGGCGATTGCTACGGCTACCTCCTGCTCTCGTCCGGCTGGGCCGATCTCTCTATCGATCCGATCATGAACCCGTGGGACATCCAGGCGCTCATCCCGATCGTGCGCGGCGCCGGCGGCATCATCACCGACTGGCAGGGCGGCGATCCTGTCAAAGCCGCGTCCATCGTCGCCGCCAACCCGATACTCCACCCGCAAGTCATCGCCGCCCTCAACGTCCGCGCATAA
- a CDS encoding 3'-5' exonuclease: MVVETETRLCRATGKVRSEDEAVHGISADAVAKKALFADEFARFATLRASGPLAAHYAQAENSLIKSVWPYPRVSPDFSRIDRGSSIADWGPWIDTGRIYAELFPQLKTGKLAELVEIFGVQAELDALAKEHCPKERRMYHAALYDALAAALLLVALGRRPEFARMTVPWLLQASIANPAKRAALQQDELF, from the coding sequence ATGGTCGTAGAAACGGAGACGAGGCTTTGTCGGGCGACGGGCAAGGTGCGCTCGGAAGACGAAGCCGTTCACGGAATCAGCGCAGATGCGGTGGCCAAGAAGGCGCTGTTTGCGGATGAGTTTGCTCGGTTCGCGACGTTACGGGCGAGCGGGCCGCTGGCGGCGCATTATGCGCAGGCGGAGAATTCGTTGATCAAATCGGTGTGGCCCTATCCGCGGGTGTCGCCGGATTTTTCGCGTATCGATCGCGGCAGTTCCATCGCGGATTGGGGGCCGTGGATCGATACGGGGCGGATTTATGCGGAGCTGTTTCCGCAGCTGAAGACGGGGAAGCTCGCGGAGCTAGTGGAGATTTTTGGCGTGCAGGCGGAGCTCGATGCGCTGGCGAAGGAGCATTGTCCAAAGGAGCGGCGGATGTATCACGCGGCGTTGTATGATGCGCTGGCGGCGGCGTTGCTGCTCGTGGCGCTGGGGCGGAGGCCGGAGTTTGCGCGGATGACGGTGCCGTGGTTGTTGCAGGCGAGCATTGCGAATCCGGCGAAGCGGGCGGCGCTGCAGCAGGATGAGTTGTTCTGA